The genomic stretch GCAGATCTGCCATCTTACAGACAAAACATAACAACCACAGTGGATCAATCTACATTGTTCCCCTGATTATTCAAGACTAACTTCAGCCGGGGAGactgttttattacattaaGCTTAAGCTTTGACTGAAAAGCATTCCATTAAAGTCTCTAAAGGCATTTAGTCTCTCATAAGAGTCTTGGGGCAAATGATCCTGGGTGTTGTATGACTGTATGTTCTTTCTCAGTGTTACTCTTTTATGTCATGCTGACCTCTGATTTGGCAGCCATCAGCATGGTCCATACTTTCTTCAGCTTCTTGGTCTTTCCTTGAGCCTCCTCCTGCAGACTAGTGTACTTCTCTTCTATGTCCAGACGTTCTTGCTGttttaagagagagagagatcagcGATTATGTGGAAGCAAGCAAGTTGTTGTCAGTTGTCATGATTGTGACGAACCTATAAAAGgtttaagtcaaaataatgtcttacattattgtttgtttatgtcacaatttttttttttcaaatcctGAGGTTTGCGTCACTTCAAACCTAAGTCCCTTTGGCATTACTCTGAAAAATTCTCATTTATATGAAGAAAGTAAGAGAGTGAGTATCTGACCATATTTTCCAACCACAATGATGCAACCATTTAGGTGTAAATCAAGCTGAGGTTACCACTGACATCTCACGTAGATAATGCGGTATGTGATGTCATATCTTGCCTCTCACTTTATGTGAAATTCTTTACGCCCATACCAGCTAAATTCACTGCGTCAAACTGTTTATTCAGGTGTTTACTAAAGGCATCTTAGCAAACCAGAATTACCCCCAGGATGATCAGTGGACATATTGTTTGGTGACTACTTTAATTTTACCACAGTTATAGCTTGATAGTGGTTGGAGTTTTCCATATGATTTCACGGATGCACACCTTTCATGGAATCATTTCATACTGACAACAGCTTGAATGACTCAGTAATTTCTCGTTGACTCACTTTGTGACGTACTTGGTAGTCAGATTAGTTTTTTGATCATCTACCCTTACCTCTTTCTCCTCCAGCTCTTTACGCAGCTGCTCCGCTCTCCTGCGACGTTCTTCTAGTTCGTTGTTGGACTCCTGCAAGAGCTTCTCCTGCTCCTCAGCCTTGGCCAAGAGGTCCACCCCACCCACGATCACCTTTTTCTCTAaggctgacaatttctccagaAGGAGGTGATGCTCCTGTCTGAGGGGTTAGAGGTGGATCGGTTATCGAACTAGTAGCTACTACATCAACACATCTACTAACGCTTAAAGAGGACATTGCAGATTATTCGAGCAGTATCATCGAGAATACCACATCTTAAAAgataattaaaaatacaaatcatTTTCTTTTCCCGGACTCACTGAGCTTTAAGAAGGtccttctccctcttctccagctctgctctggccttgttcctctcctcctcctccatgtccAGCTTGGCCTCCAAGGCCTTTCTTTCCTCTTCAATCTTTGCCTGCATCTCCACCATCTTGTCCGGGGAAACCTTCTTCCTCccttaaaaaaagacatccaGGGAACCATAGTGTTTTTAATTGACAGGTTGTTTTAGATGCATCTTCCTACACCACATTACTCATCAGGGTATAGGTTACAATGACTTCAACACAGATTAATTCATTCTACACTGTGCTTTTTAATCAGCATTAGTATTATTAAATATGTGCCATTGTagatagggctgggcgatatggagaaaataaaaaaatcacgaTATTTTTGAGCAAATATCTCAATATCGATATTGTGAAGATATTACAGGGTTGACTGTAATCATCATAATGCGGATATAATGACTGAGAAAGGCAAAGAATAGAAGAACTACAACAGTGTGTCAACACGATATCTAGTTTCGTATCACAATATTGAtgtaatatcaatatattgcccagccctaatagTGGATCATAAATTTGCACTACAGAAGtcaaatttatgtttttataaggAACCTCAGTCCTACGAGTGAGTGCCAGTGACATCCAGCTGCAGAAAGTTGTGACTTGCTAATTCATTGTATTCATTAATTGTTAGTGTAAGCAACATTTTAAGACAGGGGAAACTATATAAAGTGCAAGATTCTCTTAATGACATGGTAGCTATAGAGATGGAGAGCATGAGACACATGGGTGGTAGTCATACAAGGACAGCCAGAAAAATGTTAAAGGTGATTATACAATAAACTTCTGTTATCAGATTAGTCAGTGTTAAGCcgcgtttccaccaaacatgaACATGGATCTGAACCGTACATCTGTCTTATGTTTCCACTACACACAGTGCTCTTTTAATGTCGTTGGGATTATTAACAGATGGTAATAGTCGCAATactgctccgtccagctctTGCTGTATTACCTCTTCACCAGTGATGTCTACAAAAGAAAAGGCTGGAGTGTACAGGAAAACTGctcctccatttttttttatctccaagtgAGGAAATATAAGCTTCGCAGTTTGCACATTTCagtttaaattcattaacattttttaagcGCTCGAAGAGCCAATCATCACGAAAGCGTATGTCATGCaagacagacaataaaaacaaatggaatggtCAGAGGTATAATACTGACATTTAGGGTGTGTTGATAGATTCATGACGTCAACTCACTGAGTAACATGAAAGACAACATTCCACCTTAGCTGCTGGCAGCACTGTGGATTAAATGATCTTTTCTTAGACTATGGCCAATTGTTAActagtaaaatataaaatggcAGCAAAGCATCCTCTAATTTTATAGTTGACTAAGGTATGTAAACTTGCCTCTGTAGGAACAAGGGTTACAGTCCACTGTAGTCGAGCAAGATTGTCGATTTTCTATTGatcaatcaacagactgcagtgtttctagctccaccttttagaaTCGGATCAGTGTGCTAAGTACCTCAGCAGAAGGGTGATGAAAAGCGGGATGGCATGGAACAGTTCTGTTGGTGCCATTCATGTTTGATAATGAAGACGCAAACAAAAATACTGTGTAACAAACTGAACCAaactggactgcttggtggaaacaaggctttaGTGAAATAGCTACTGAAACACATGGTGGCCATCTGAGTAATTTGTGCGAGTAGAGACAGCATTGCTACGGGATAGCAGGACTATGTTGTAGATTCTTACACCAACCTCTTTCTTCTTGAATTAAGAGGTGTATAGCAAGTCAGACAGGCGGCATTTGTAccaggaggaggaaagagagagagagagagagagagaaagagagagagagagagagagagagagagagagatagagagagacaaagagcaaCACATTACAGAGTGATCTCGAAAGTCTAAAGACTACAGAGTGGAACACCACATGTGGGACAAGgagtgggagaaagagaggTTTCATTTATAGCAATGCTATAGAAGAAATGGTAGTGACgtggcaaaaaacaaacaaacaacaacatagaaaacatcaattcacaTAATGAAACATGATGTGGGTGAATTACGTCTTTGAGGGACAGGAGTTATAAATTTCGCAATTAAGCCTGGCTTTACTGTAAGGATAAACTGAGGGTATGAAATCACCATGCAGACCCATTCCATGATGTCAAAACTATGTTCACTTAGGTCATGCATGAAAATAAAGTTGGAGAGATTTGACATCAGATTGTGCCAATGCTTTTGAAGGATCGGTTCAACAGTGCAACAGACCCATTTAGATTcatgaacctgtcctaaaacgtTCTTTTAGCAACACCTGCACACCAGGAACCTTTGCAATTATTTTCATGTACAAATATTTGGGACATTACAGTCAGTAGTGTGGGGGGATCTGGGCTATGAGCCTACAGGAGTGGCACAGACACAGGGAAAGTATcaagcccctttcacacatgcactgtaaTCCATAAATGCTCTGGGAAAATTCACTCTTACAATTTGCATATTCAGGACCTTAAACAGCTCAAGTGtcaattaaataaacaacattaaCAGAGAAGGTACCATGaagtttatttactttggtccaataaaacaaatgaagtcTTGAAGTCTCAAGTTTTTGCACTTCAGTCACAAGCAAAGACAGGGAAGTTCCAATTTCAAGACCTAAATCACTCTGCACCAAAGGTAATGGCAGAGTAATATgtttaatttacaaaaatcatgcatgctttttaaattttgtttatttgttaaaacaagctTGTTCTAAGTTGTTGCGTCTCCATCTGTAATTTTCCACCAGCacgttttgcatactgcaattccATTTCTCGCTGACGATCCGGTTGTTTCTGTACACGAACGCAGGTATCTTTGTATAATTTTTTTCAAATGGCGCTCAGAAACGTTACGTTAGTTCTttatggttctctcctgcaacttgattggatggATTGacttagttagttagtttttttttaagatttttaatctttgggcttgggggcGAAGATATAAATTCAAAAGGCatgagtcactggtgttaaagtccaagttgagATGCAAATCTCTGTCACACTAGGCTGATGCGCCGGGTCAAAGCGagtcaagccaagccagcacatGTATGGAAAAGAGCTACTGGTGGTTTAGTGGTTACGGCACCTGTCCCCATTTTATGTCCAGCTGGGgacccttgctgcatgtcattcctcATCTCTTTTTTCTGCAACTTCCTGTCACCTCTCTACTATTGCCTGATCAAGGCACAAGATGCCCTAAAAATGATAAACACCActaaaatcttaatctgaaaTCTGTATCGGAATGAATAGATCATCTTAatgaaaggtaaaaaaaatggGCTTTCTGGtgttaagttaaataaaatttCATGCAGGCCTGCTGTATTAAAACATGAATCATGTGCACCCACCTTCAGACAGCTATGCAATATCACATTATAAAACAAGTACAGGGGCTGAAAAACTGATCAAGCCAACCACTGTAAAGAGGAAATACTATGAATGACTCAAGCTGTAGACATCAAGTCATCAGGAAAAACCCCTTAGAAAACCACCTACATACACAGcacaaacctaaaaaaaaaatcaccacacTCATCAAACACTTCACAGTTTGCTCTCAATTTCAACTTTCACTCATGCCAACTGTTTACAAATATCGACAGAAAAACTGTTGCTACAAACAGCATGAAAGCaatacaggaagtgaagagagaaaaaacaacaaccttgaAATCTTTTGCATTTCTAAAGTAATGCAGTCCGGCTGCAGAATCCTCTGCCATATTCAATTTATAATGAAACCAATAAGGAACATCTCTCATGGAGTGCTACAGGGTGTTTTGACAACTACTGGGGATGGTTAAGTGGGGGCAAGCCTCCCAACGCAGCGCCTGTGGTCAGCAATCAAATCATGGAGATAAACTGCCAATCAGCTGCAAAATCTGCTTTCTAATCACTTTGACAGAGTGTATGTTATGAAAACTGATACAATCCTAATCCTTGGTGTCATTTTTTGCAACTTGATATCCTCGGGGAGTGATTCCACCACGGTGTGAAGAAAATCTGGACTGGACATGAGTGACCGACGTAACATGGAATTTTTCCGAATAAAGGAGCTCAGTGTAAAAGCCAAAAGCGACACCTTACATTATATTTAAAACGAGCAATTTAATGGGTCccatgtgtgaaaagggcttaagtTTGTGGGCAGGTGGGTCAGTAGAGCAGAGAGCTGCTCCAACTCACTATTCTGAGGTTTATCCTCAGTGGGCGGAGGGACTGAGGAGGAACAGGCAAATTCTGAGctattgctgctgctgctgtctggaaAAAGAAGCAGAGGAAGCACCCCTCCCACCAACGCCCACAGTGAGCAACAGGTAGAGGAGGAAAGCTGTTGGTTTGCAGAGCTTGAAGCAAAATGTAGGTGCTTTATGTGAGTCCCACAAATCAGGCAGCTGCAGGTGCACCATGCAAATTGCAGATACAGCACGGCACCGTAGTCACAGAAGCTGAATGATTTGGTTAATAGTAATACTATGGTATTGGAAAGAATAATAATGACAACTGGAAAATATAAAGAGATACATCCTCAGAGGCACATCTTCACAGGAACATCACTTTCAGCACTGCCATGTAATGCGATGACCTACTTATGATTGTTCATCTGAATTTAATACTTTCCACTTAAAAACAGAGAAGACCAGAAGGTGAGAAAAGGGAAACTCCTGACTGAGAACAGTGTTACATATAGAGAAGTCTgttaacacagaaaacaaagagtAGAGTCTAACTAGTGACCTAAAAGCAGCTTTAGCTTGATAATTATCTGCCGAACTACGCTGACTCATATTACATCTAGCATGCTGACGAGAGATTATACCAAATAGACACAAATTATACAGATGTATAtccaaacatttacaaaaaccaCACATTAAACCACTCTATGAAAAAAAACTCCCCACAGGCATATGAAGATTGCATCAGCAGATTTTCAGTCATTTGCTCTGCTGCACACTTGCATCTATGTGTGCATTAATTACAAATCCTTACCTCTTCTCCTCCTGCGGCCTTCTCCTGCCTCCCCTCCTTCATCATCAGCTTCATCCATCTCTTCTGACCCACTGCCCTCTGAGCCAGAGATTTCTTCACCTAGAATTgcacaaaacatttcaaaaagacaaaaagtcaGCCTTGAAAAAACACCATACTTGTAATCCAAACAgcatgattatttttttgtgtaactgtCTGGCTCATTACCTTCCACCAGTTTCTTCTTTAGCTCCTCAATCTCTTTCTGAAACTGGCGCAAAAGGGCATCCTTAGGATCTTCGTTGATCCTGGCTTTGTTCTTGATGTTTTTAGCCCTGTTAGCGTAGCGCAGGGTACTGATGGTCTCATCATAGTTATAGTCTGCAGGGCCTATATTTGCACACTGGTGGAGAGAagtatgtcattttaaaaagtgaggCAAAAATTGTACTATCAAAGTCAATATGACAAAATGCTTAGAATTTACCATTGACTGagaaatggtcattttgaggGACTTTTACATATCCTTCTAACCTGTTACTGTCAATATTACAGTATGATTTGAGACTATTCTTAAAGTAAGTGAACAGCTGAAAATTTTTGGTTATTGGGTGGTCCCTGACTTTAATGTTAGGGGGGGACTTCAGTTTCCTGAAGCACATGCTTGTACTGTACTGCCTTTACGTCTTGAAGAAAAAGTTGACCTGCCCTCGACTGTCACTGTATAATTTGCACTCTGCTTAGAAGAAGAACGCTACTCTAGCGCAGCTTTAACTTTCACTCTACCATCATGGTCTTGGAGTTTCCTCCGAGTGAATCCTGCAGCAGACGCGTCAGCTTAGAGTTCCTGTAGGGCACGTGTGTGCTCTTGCCGTCCACCAGGGCAGAGATGACGTTACCcagtgtggagagagagagattgatCTTTGTTGCTTCTTTTAAACGCTGACCTGTAGCTCCAGTCTTGCCCTGTCTCTCCGAGCCCTGTAGAAGCAGGGTGGCAGATTAACTGGTTGTGGTCAGATGGGTGGTGAGCGATAAAGCAAACATCACAGTTATGTAACTGTCTCATCTTATTTACTAGGAAatagttcattttttttaactcagaAATTTCTGCCTGCAGATACGTACTGCAAGATCGACCAGATGAAGTTTTCCCATGCGCACATGCTGGTTTCCATCCACTCCCTTCTCGCTGCACTCGATGGTGATTGTGAAGATGGCATGGGAACGGGAGCTGTGTTCATTCATGTTTGTGGCACCGACAGACCCTACAAACAGTGGAATACCATTTGATCAGACAACATGACTCATATTGGCATGAACTTTAAATTCTGAGCTGACGTTAGAATTCTTTTAACGATTTTCTCCAGACTTTTCTGACTACTACCGGCGTGTAAGGTAGGGAGGACATGAT from Epinephelus moara isolate mb chromosome 4, YSFRI_EMoa_1.0, whole genome shotgun sequence encodes the following:
- the kif3a gene encoding kinesin-like protein KIF3A, with the protein product MPSNKLEKPDKQEVNDNVKVVVRCRPLNQKEKMMGHKQAVVVDEIRGTITVNKLETPHEPPKTFTFDTVFGPDSKQLDVYNLTARPIIDSVLEGYNGTIFAYGQTGTGKTFTMEGVRTVPELRGIIPNSFAHIFGHIAKAEGDTRFLVRVSYLEIYNEEVRDLLGKDQMQRLEVKERPDVGVYIKDLSGYVVNNADDMDRIMTLGHKNRSVGATNMNEHSSRSHAIFTITIECSEKGVDGNQHVRMGKLHLVDLAGSERQGKTGATGQRLKEATKINLSLSTLGNVISALVDGKSTHVPYRNSKLTRLLQDSLGGNSKTMMCANIGPADYNYDETISTLRYANRAKNIKNKARINEDPKDALLRQFQKEIEELKKKLVEGEEISGSEGSGSEEMDEADDEGGEAGEGRRRRRGRKKVSPDKMVEMQAKIEEERKALEAKLDMEEEERNKARAELEKREKDLLKAQQEHHLLLEKLSALEKKVIVGGVDLLAKAEEQEKLLQESNNELEERRRRAEQLRKELEEKEQERLDIEEKYTSLQEEAQGKTKKLKKVWTMLMAAKSEMADLQQEHHREIEGLLENIRQLSRELRLQMLIIDNFIPQEYQEMIENYVHWNEDIGEWQLKCVAYTGNNMRKQTPAPDKKEKDPFEVDLSHVYLAYTEESMRQSLMKLERPRTSKSGKSGRPKTGRRKRSAKPDAVIESLLQ